One region of Epilithonimonas zeae genomic DNA includes:
- a CDS encoding vWA domain-containing protein has translation MRRLPVYLLLDTSGSMSGEPIEAVKNGVQMMLHSLRQNPQAIETAYVSIITFDSEAKQIVPLTDLASFQMVDIKAQSTTSLGAALGLLADKMELEITKTTTEQKGDWKPLTFIMTDGIPTDDWQIGFNKLKNVNKGLIVGCAAGSGADDAILKQITSSVVRLDNADSESISKFFQWVTASISTTSTKVEETGIDFVGLDQLPPPPSELVIVS, from the coding sequence ATGAGAAGATTACCCGTTTATTTATTACTCGATACGTCAGGCTCTATGTCAGGAGAACCGATAGAAGCTGTGAAAAATGGCGTTCAGATGATGTTGCATTCTTTGCGTCAAAATCCTCAGGCTATCGAAACTGCTTATGTCAGTATCATAACATTTGATAGTGAAGCCAAGCAAATAGTTCCGTTGACAGATTTGGCATCTTTCCAAATGGTCGATATCAAAGCGCAAAGCACAACTTCTTTGGGCGCTGCTTTAGGATTATTGGCAGACAAAATGGAACTCGAGATTACCAAAACAACTACCGAGCAAAAAGGGGATTGGAAACCTCTGACTTTCATAATGACAGACGGAATCCCAACGGATGATTGGCAGATTGGTTTTAATAAACTTAAAAATGTCAACAAAGGTTTGATTGTCGGATGTGCAGCTGGTTCTGGTGCAGATGATGCTATTTTGAAACAGATCACAAGTTCTGTCGTAAGATTGGACAATGCAGATTCTGAAAGTATTTCCAAATTTTTCCAATGGGTAACGGCATCCATTTCCACAACTTCTACAAAAGTGGAAGAAACCGGAATTGATTTTGTGGGATTGGATCAATTGCCGCCACCACCATCTGAACTGGTAATCGTATCATAA
- a CDS encoding 7-carboxy-7-deazaguanine synthase QueE: MTKEEEDILLKEGKMLPVMEHFYTIQGEGFHAGKAAYFIRLGGCDVGCHWCDVKESWDPKLHPLMNTEEIAETAAKYCKTIVLTGGEPLMWNLEILTSKLKELGCTIHIETSGAYPMSGHLDWITLSPKKTGLPLANIYKEASELKMIIFNQNDFKFAEEQAAKVSDSCELYLQSEWSKRDANYPKITDFILENPRWRSSIQTHKYLNIP; this comes from the coding sequence ATGACTAAGGAAGAAGAAGATATTTTATTAAAAGAAGGTAAAATGCTCCCGGTAATGGAGCATTTTTACACTATTCAGGGAGAAGGATTTCATGCAGGGAAAGCAGCCTATTTCATTCGTTTGGGCGGATGCGATGTTGGTTGCCATTGGTGTGATGTGAAGGAGAGTTGGGATCCAAAACTTCATCCGTTGATGAATACGGAAGAAATTGCAGAAACGGCAGCCAAATATTGTAAGACGATTGTTCTTACAGGTGGAGAACCTCTAATGTGGAACCTGGAAATCTTGACCTCGAAGCTGAAAGAGTTAGGATGCACCATTCATATAGAAACTTCGGGAGCTTATCCTATGAGTGGCCATCTGGATTGGATTACACTTTCTCCTAAAAAAACAGGGCTTCCGTTAGCCAATATTTATAAAGAAGCGAGTGAATTGAAGATGATTATCTTTAATCAAAATGATTTTAAGTTTGCCGAAGAACAAGCTGCAAAAGTTTCAGATTCTTGCGAACTTTATCTGCAAAGTGAATGGAGCAAGCGTGATGCAAATTATCCTAAAATTACGGATTTCATTTTAGAAAATCCAAGATGGAGATCTTCTATCCAAACACATAAATATCTGAATATTCCTTAA
- the pgi gene encoding glucose-6-phosphate isomerase codes for MLPKINPIQTAAWKALDQQFANNDFELRTLFQYNPNRFQEFSLETENYLFDYSKNLVDAKTLDLLLQLAEETQLKEAIGKMFSGDKINETEGRAVLHTALRDFSDKEILVDGENIKPAIKKVLDHMKSFSESVISGSHKGFTGKEITDVVNVGIGGSDLGPVMVCSALKHFKTRLNVHFVSNVDGNHMAEVVKDLNPETTLFIVASKTFTTQETMTNANSAKEWFLKSGATNQDVAKHFVALSTNIEAVKKFGIAEENIFEFWDWVGGRYSLWSAIGLSIVLSVGYENFEQLLKGANDTDVHFQTKDFKENIPVLMGILGVWYRNFYAAGTYAILPYSQYLDRFSAYLQQGDMESNGKSVDRNGEFVTYETGPIIWGEPGTNGQHAFYQLVHQGTELIPADFIAYAKSPNEVGEHQDILLANYFAQTEALAFGKTHEEVYEELKASGKTEEEIEKLLNYKIFAGNTPTNSFLFKELTPFSLGQLIALYEHKIFVQGVIWNIFSFDQFGVELGKVLAGKILPELDAEGQVETHDSSTNGLINFYKSNR; via the coding sequence ATGTTACCAAAAATAAATCCTATCCAGACTGCTGCTTGGAAAGCTTTAGATCAACAATTTGCCAATAATGATTTTGAGTTGAGAACTTTGTTTCAGTATAACCCGAATCGTTTTCAGGAATTTTCATTAGAAACAGAAAATTATCTTTTTGATTATTCTAAGAATTTGGTTGATGCTAAAACTTTGGATTTATTACTTCAATTGGCTGAAGAAACTCAGTTAAAAGAAGCGATCGGAAAAATGTTTTCTGGTGATAAAATCAATGAGACAGAAGGTAGAGCAGTTCTACATACGGCTTTGAGAGATTTTTCTGATAAAGAAATTTTAGTTGATGGGGAAAATATCAAACCTGCAATTAAGAAAGTTCTGGATCATATGAAATCTTTTTCAGAATCCGTAATTTCCGGTTCTCACAAAGGTTTTACAGGTAAAGAAATTACAGATGTTGTGAATGTAGGAATCGGAGGTTCTGACCTTGGTCCAGTGATGGTTTGTTCTGCATTGAAACATTTCAAAACAAGACTAAATGTCCATTTCGTTTCCAATGTGGACGGAAATCATATGGCTGAGGTTGTTAAAGACCTTAATCCTGAAACTACCTTATTCATTGTGGCTTCCAAAACTTTTACAACTCAGGAAACAATGACCAATGCCAATTCTGCAAAAGAATGGTTCCTGAAATCAGGTGCTACAAACCAAGACGTTGCAAAACATTTCGTAGCATTATCAACCAACATCGAAGCTGTAAAAAAATTCGGAATTGCAGAAGAAAATATCTTCGAATTTTGGGATTGGGTTGGTGGTCGTTACTCGCTTTGGAGTGCGATTGGACTCAGCATCGTTTTGTCTGTTGGTTATGAAAACTTCGAACAACTTTTGAAAGGTGCAAACGATACAGACGTTCATTTTCAAACTAAAGATTTTAAGGAAAATATTCCTGTTTTGATGGGTATTCTAGGCGTTTGGTACCGTAATTTTTATGCGGCTGGAACTTATGCGATTTTGCCTTATTCTCAGTATCTTGACCGTTTTTCAGCTTATCTTCAACAAGGTGATATGGAAAGTAACGGTAAATCAGTAGACAGAAATGGCGAGTTTGTAACTTATGAAACAGGACCAATCATTTGGGGAGAACCTGGAACCAATGGTCAGCACGCGTTTTATCAATTGGTTCATCAAGGAACAGAATTGATTCCGGCAGATTTCATTGCTTATGCCAAATCACCGAATGAAGTTGGCGAACATCAGGATATTCTATTAGCTAATTATTTTGCTCAGACAGAAGCTTTAGCTTTTGGAAAGACTCACGAAGAAGTTTATGAGGAACTAAAAGCATCTGGAAAAACGGAAGAAGAAATTGAGAAATTATTGAATTATAAAATATTCGCTGGAAATACGCCGACGAACTCTTTCTTGTTTAAAGAATTGACACCGTTTTCATTAGGGCAATTGATTGCTTTGTATGAGCACAAGATTTTTGTTCAGGGTGTCATCTGGAATATTTTCAGTTTTGACCAGTTCGGAGTAGAATTAGGGAAAGTTTTGGCAGGAAAAATCCTTCCGGAATTGGACGCTGAAGGTCAAGTTGAAACACACGACAGTTCTACAAACGGATTGATCAATTTCTATAAATCTAACCGATAA
- a CDS encoding vWA domain-containing protein, which produces MNRRLLAYFLLDTSGSMRGEPIAALNNGFNGLISMLRTDPQAMDSLHINVVTFDREVNNLIPLVDLASFHPVEIKCPDSGPTHTGQALEMIYDLVNKDLIKGSADRKGDWKPLLFIFTDGKPSDLQKYREMIPKIKALDFGVIVGCAAGPKAEVSFLQELTNNVVKLDTTDASTLTTFFQWVSSSIEMGSKSQGTGESMTLPPPPSELNIIV; this is translated from the coding sequence ATGAACAGACGACTTTTAGCTTATTTCTTATTAGACACTTCCGGATCAATGCGAGGCGAACCAATTGCTGCGCTGAATAACGGATTCAATGGTTTGATAAGTATGCTGAGAACAGATCCGCAAGCGATGGATTCTCTCCATATCAATGTTGTGACGTTTGACAGAGAAGTTAACAATCTGATTCCATTGGTGGATTTGGCAAGTTTTCATCCGGTCGAAATCAAATGTCCGGACAGTGGACCAACGCATACAGGTCAGGCTTTGGAAATGATTTATGATTTGGTCAATAAAGATTTGATCAAAGGTTCTGCAGACAGAAAAGGAGATTGGAAACCTCTATTATTTATTTTTACAGATGGCAAACCGTCTGACTTGCAAAAATATAGAGAAATGATTCCCAAAATCAAAGCTTTAGATTTCGGGGTTATTGTAGGTTGTGCAGCGGGACCGAAAGCAGAAGTTAGTTTCCTTCAGGAATTAACCAATAATGTTGTAAAGCTTGATACAACCGATGCTTCTACTTTGACCACATTTTTCCAATGGGTAAGTTCTTCTATCGAAATGGGAAGCAAATCCCAAGGAACAGGGGAATCTATGACACTTCCTCCACCGCCAAGCGAACTCAATATTATCGTCTAA
- a CDS encoding TerC family protein yields the protein MEKSIIDLHPGLVVGFAIVVIVMLLLDLGVFNKKAHEVSSKEATIWSIIWISLSMVFSGIVYWVFNQDAGGHALAIEKFTQFQAAYWIEKALSVDNLFVFILVFGFFKVPRHLHHKVLFWGIIGALIFRAIFIFAGVELIDLTYLPEMNVFGHPVRINVVMTLFGLFLVYAGIKSWGGGDDDDEQDYSESAGAKLIKSFWKVSDNYDGDKFFTVQNGIKMATPLLVVVAVIEFTDVLFAVDSIPAIFAISKDPFILYTSNIFAILGLRSLYFLLSNFIHMFSKLPYGLAIILSFIGVKMLISPWYHISSPVSLGIVGGILILSVLISVMFPEKEEAK from the coding sequence ATGGAGAAGAGTATTATCGATTTACATCCCGGCCTTGTAGTAGGATTTGCTATCGTAGTGATAGTAATGTTATTGCTGGATCTTGGAGTTTTCAACAAAAAAGCGCACGAGGTGTCTTCCAAAGAAGCGACAATCTGGAGTATTATCTGGATTTCTTTATCAATGGTTTTTTCAGGTATTGTGTATTGGGTTTTCAATCAGGATGCCGGCGGACACGCTTTGGCAATTGAAAAATTCACCCAGTTTCAAGCCGCTTATTGGATAGAAAAAGCCTTATCGGTTGATAATCTTTTTGTATTCATTCTCGTCTTTGGATTTTTCAAAGTTCCAAGACATCTGCATCACAAAGTCTTGTTTTGGGGAATTATCGGGGCGTTGATTTTCAGAGCGATTTTCATCTTCGCAGGTGTTGAGTTGATCGATTTGACTTATCTGCCAGAAATGAATGTTTTCGGACATCCGGTTAGAATCAATGTAGTTATGACACTTTTTGGATTATTTTTGGTCTATGCAGGAATCAAATCCTGGGGTGGCGGTGACGATGATGATGAGCAGGATTACAGCGAAAGTGCCGGTGCAAAATTAATCAAAAGCTTCTGGAAAGTTTCCGATAACTACGATGGAGACAAGTTCTTCACAGTACAAAACGGAATCAAAATGGCAACACCACTTTTGGTTGTAGTTGCGGTGATAGAGTTCACGGATGTATTGTTTGCAGTGGATTCTATTCCGGCAATCTTTGCCATTTCAAAAGATCCATTTATTCTTTATACGTCTAACATTTTTGCGATTTTAGGATTGAGATCTTTATATTTCTTGCTATCCAACTTCATCCATATGTTCAGCAAATTACCTTACGGATTAGCAATAATTCTAAGTTTCATTGGAGTGAAGATGTTGATCTCGCCTTGGTATCATATTTCGTCTCCGGTTTCATTGGGAATTGTTGGTGGGATTTTGATTTTATCAGTGTTGATTTCAGTAATGTTTCCAGAGAAAGAAGAAGCAAAATAG
- a CDS encoding exopolysaccharide biosynthesis polyprenyl glycosylphosphotransferase, translated as MQRLRYSRYFKAFVILLDMILVSSVFVIYYWRNFEVKYDSDSVEQNIVSILVLCFFWLLLSGRTRLYHIPRNVTYTIYLERIFIHVFFFFIGVVMLGKVSQNDFLKTERFYLAGILLLVVIPIKSFIYFLLKYIRSKGINHRNVMFIEEGTSSNVLRDIINERKDYGYKIYDYPQGNYDLPNMIEFWKDNGIHTIFLPSEHCLDKQFENDLFRQAELNKVKISLVPNIIQNQFFEYEFNYIETVPVLSQAKYPLDFFTNAGLKRIFDILFSLIVLIGICSWLFPLIILLIKMDGSKGSVFFIQKRYGYHDEVFNCLKFRTMRSEDNKAQSTTAVDDKRITKVGKFLRKTSLDEMPQFINVLMGNMTVVGPRPHMLLVDDFYKPKISRYSLRSMVKPGITGLAQVSGLRGDEGDMNLGMKKRILADSFYVRNWSFSMDIVIILKTIFLVIVGDKNAR; from the coding sequence ATGCAGAGACTCCGATATTCCCGATATTTCAAAGCATTTGTGATTTTACTGGATATGATTCTGGTATCATCTGTATTTGTGATTTATTATTGGAGGAATTTCGAGGTTAAGTATGATTCGGATTCGGTGGAGCAGAATATTGTATCAATTTTAGTATTGTGTTTCTTTTGGTTGCTACTAAGCGGAAGAACAAGACTTTACCACATTCCTAGAAACGTAACGTACACTATTTATCTGGAGCGAATTTTTATTCACGTTTTTTTCTTCTTTATTGGCGTAGTTATGCTTGGGAAAGTCAGTCAGAATGATTTCCTCAAAACAGAGCGATTTTATCTTGCTGGGATTTTGTTGCTTGTAGTTATACCCATTAAAAGTTTTATCTATTTTCTTTTGAAATATATCAGAAGCAAAGGTATTAATCACAGAAATGTGATGTTTATAGAGGAGGGAACTTCTTCTAATGTCTTGAGAGATATCATCAATGAACGAAAAGATTATGGATACAAAATCTACGATTATCCGCAAGGGAATTATGACTTGCCTAATATGATAGAGTTCTGGAAAGATAATGGAATTCATACTATTTTTTTGCCCTCAGAACATTGTTTGGATAAACAATTTGAGAATGACCTTTTCCGTCAGGCAGAACTTAATAAAGTGAAAATCTCATTGGTTCCTAATATTATTCAAAATCAGTTTTTTGAGTATGAATTCAATTATATAGAAACAGTTCCGGTACTATCTCAGGCAAAATACCCATTGGATTTTTTCACAAACGCCGGTCTTAAAAGAATTTTCGATATTTTATTTTCGTTGATTGTTTTGATTGGAATTTGCTCCTGGCTTTTTCCATTAATCATTTTATTGATAAAAATGGATGGATCCAAAGGGTCAGTATTTTTTATTCAGAAAAGATATGGCTATCACGACGAAGTTTTTAATTGTTTGAAATTCAGAACAATGAGGTCTGAAGATAATAAAGCACAAAGTACAACTGCCGTGGATGACAAAAGAATTACAAAAGTTGGAAAATTCTTAAGAAAGACCAGCTTGGATGAGATGCCACAATTCATCAATGTACTGATGGGTAATATGACTGTTGTAGGACCAAGACCTCATATGCTTTTGGTAGATGATTTTTACAAACCGAAAATTAGCAGATATAGTCTCAGAAGTATGGTCAAACCCGGAATTACCGGACTGGCACAAGTCAGCGGTTTGAGAGGAGATGAAGGCGATATGAATCTCGGAATGAAAAAAAGAATCCTTGCAGACTCATTTTATGTGAGAAACTGGAGTTTTAGTATGGATATTGTAATCATTCTCAAAACAATCTTCTTGGTGATTGTGGGTGACAAAAATGCACGCTGA
- a CDS encoding bifunctional 5,10-methylenetetrahydrofolate dehydrogenase/5,10-methenyltetrahydrofolate cyclohydrolase, translating into MAQILDGLKVSKEVKAEIKQEVEKILANNRRAPHLVAILVGNNGASKAYVNSKVKDCEEVGFSSSLIKFPSTVSESELLEKIDELNKSKAVDGFIVQLPLPKQIDQEKIIMAIDPRKDVDGFHPENFGKMALEMDTFLPATPFGILTLLERYNIETKGKDCVIIGRSRIVGKPMSILMGRKDFPGNSTVTLTHSYTEHIEEYTKKADIVITALGDPNFLKGEMIKDGAVIVDVGITRVDDDSEKGYHLAGDVDFDSCAEKASWITPVPGGVGPMTRAMLMKNTIIAYKTSVYND; encoded by the coding sequence ATGGCACAAATTCTAGATGGACTGAAGGTCTCAAAAGAAGTAAAGGCTGAAATTAAGCAAGAGGTTGAAAAAATTCTTGCCAACAACAGGAGAGCGCCACATTTGGTTGCGATTCTTGTTGGTAACAATGGTGCAAGCAAAGCCTATGTGAACAGCAAAGTGAAAGATTGTGAGGAAGTTGGATTCAGTTCTTCATTGATTAAATTTCCGAGTACAGTTTCCGAGTCCGAATTGTTGGAAAAGATTGATGAGTTGAATAAATCAAAAGCCGTGGACGGTTTCATCGTTCAATTGCCTTTGCCAAAGCAGATTGATCAGGAGAAGATTATTATGGCGATCGATCCGAGAAAAGATGTGGATGGTTTCCACCCGGAGAATTTCGGGAAAATGGCTTTGGAAATGGATACTTTCCTGCCGGCAACACCATTTGGAATATTGACATTATTGGAACGATATAATATCGAAACCAAAGGAAAAGATTGTGTAATCATCGGAAGAAGTAGAATCGTTGGAAAACCAATGAGTATATTAATGGGAAGAAAAGATTTTCCAGGGAATTCTACAGTGACTTTGACACACTCTTACACAGAGCATATAGAAGAATATACAAAAAAAGCAGACATTGTGATAACAGCTCTTGGTGATCCCAACTTCTTGAAAGGAGAGATGATCAAAGATGGAGCAGTTATCGTAGATGTCGGCATTACTAGAGTAGATGATGACTCCGAAAAAGGTTATCATCTTGCAGGCGATGTAGATTTTGACAGTTGTGCAGAGAAAGCAAGTTGGATCACACCAGTTCCGGGAGGAGTGGGGCCAATGACGCGAGCAATGCTGATGAAAAATACCATCATTGCCTATAAAACGTCAGTTTATAATGACTAA
- a CDS encoding TerY-C metal binding domain-containing protein, translating to MRRLPIYFLLDVSESMIGEPIEQVQEGIATIIKELKTDPYALETVWISIIGFAGKSKTITPLQDVITFYPPKIPIGSGTSLSKGLEELMNAIDRDVVKTTYERKGDWKPIVFLFTDGIPTDDSEKAINRWNNDYRGKSNLVIISIGDNTNLNLLGRLSDQVLLFNNTDSNSYKEFFKWVTASIKTTSENINNTNKEGIDLSKSNPDIVEKIDLSKNHSLPDNNFVVLSGKCSTNDKMYLLKFKKALQESNVPGFQTRFYKVEGAYRIDENSYWEYSADSAISNKISSEELYGNPSCPSCGNNFALATCICGGIHCINGDGNAKCPWCGNTGFYGMAEGGFDINRTLG from the coding sequence ATGAGAAGATTACCAATTTATTTCCTTCTGGATGTTTCAGAATCGATGATTGGCGAACCGATTGAACAGGTTCAGGAAGGAATTGCAACCATTATCAAAGAACTCAAAACTGATCCATATGCTTTGGAAACAGTTTGGATTTCCATCATCGGTTTTGCAGGAAAAAGTAAGACGATTACGCCATTGCAGGATGTGATTACTTTTTATCCGCCGAAAATTCCGATTGGTAGTGGAACTTCGCTGTCAAAAGGTTTGGAAGAACTGATGAACGCTATCGACAGAGATGTAGTGAAAACAACCTATGAAAGAAAAGGCGACTGGAAACCGATTGTCTTTCTATTTACAGACGGAATTCCTACAGACGATTCCGAAAAAGCAATCAATCGTTGGAATAATGATTATCGAGGCAAAAGTAACTTAGTCATCATTTCTATTGGTGATAATACCAATCTCAATCTGTTAGGAAGATTGTCTGATCAGGTTTTGTTGTTCAATAATACCGACAGCAATTCCTATAAAGAATTTTTCAAATGGGTAACAGCTTCCATCAAAACAACCAGCGAAAATATCAATAATACCAATAAAGAAGGAATCGATCTTAGCAAATCCAATCCGGATATTGTTGAAAAAATAGATTTGTCTAAAAATCATTCGTTGCCGGATAATAATTTTGTTGTCCTCAGTGGAAAATGTTCTACCAATGACAAAATGTATCTTCTGAAATTCAAGAAAGCTTTGCAGGAATCGAATGTTCCCGGCTTCCAAACCAGATTTTACAAAGTTGAAGGTGCCTATAGAATCGATGAAAATTCTTATTGGGAATACTCTGCGGATTCTGCTATTTCCAACAAAATTTCAAGTGAAGAACTTTATGGCAATCCGAGTTGTCCTTCTTGTGGTAACAATTTTGCTTTGGCAACCTGCATTTGTGGCGGAATTCATTGCATCAACGGCGACGGCAATGCAAAATGTCCTTGGTGTGGGAATACCGGATTTTACGGAATGGCAGAAGGTGGATTCGATATCAACAGAACTTTAGGATAG
- a CDS encoding helix-hairpin-helix domain-containing protein: protein MSTIKVNSIIDPSKSYEYVDDGNPKRGGVKDVYFAPNRQYVVAFFRDPLDFNQKDRIKRIVSLYLENIKKGNSADYFLDEIFRWPSDAVEKNGKIGVIVPIYNSKFFFKKGYSANDTIKGGEKVGKWFTTPSFRNNQYPLALDKSELGDWLSYFQIAINISRGVKKMHQMGLAHSDLSYNNVLVDPVTKSATIIDIDGLVVPGLFPPEVIGTADFIAPEVLKTKHLPLQDSNRILPNQKTDLHALAVLIYMYLLRRHPLRGGKIWDLDSERDEVLSMGEKAIFVESTTDTTNRVKVDHLKKWNLFWGDPQKIPYTVTGPYLSELFKRAFVDGLHNPMLRPIANEWETALLKTVDLIQPCSNPNCDEKWYVFDNTSKPRCPFCGTQHKGTLPVVDLYFKFKDNVWKPENHRLMVYHNQYLFKWHVSKKVIRNESLTAEDKKPVGYFTFHQNRWVLVNQSLPDMKDITENKPVPINSMVELTDGKKIMLSDEEGGRLMYITLTNK from the coding sequence ATGAGTACAATCAAGGTTAATTCTATCATAGACCCATCAAAATCTTATGAATATGTAGATGATGGAAACCCGAAAAGAGGCGGCGTAAAAGATGTATATTTTGCACCGAATCGGCAATATGTTGTGGCTTTTTTCAGAGATCCGTTGGATTTTAATCAAAAAGATAGAATTAAACGAATCGTTTCTCTTTACCTGGAAAACATCAAAAAGGGAAACAGTGCGGATTATTTCTTGGACGAGATTTTCCGTTGGCCTTCTGATGCTGTAGAAAAAAATGGAAAAATTGGCGTCATTGTTCCGATTTATAATTCCAAATTTTTCTTTAAAAAAGGATACTCTGCCAATGACACTATCAAAGGTGGCGAGAAAGTAGGCAAGTGGTTTACAACGCCTTCATTCAGAAATAATCAATATCCATTGGCATTAGATAAGTCAGAATTGGGAGATTGGCTGAGTTATTTTCAGATTGCCATCAACATTTCCCGAGGCGTGAAAAAAATGCATCAGATGGGATTGGCGCATTCGGATTTGTCCTACAACAATGTTTTGGTAGATCCGGTTACAAAATCGGCTACGATTATTGATATTGATGGACTTGTAGTTCCAGGACTATTCCCTCCTGAAGTGATTGGTACAGCAGATTTTATTGCGCCGGAAGTTCTTAAAACCAAGCATTTACCACTTCAGGATTCTAATCGTATTTTACCCAATCAGAAAACAGATTTGCACGCATTAGCGGTTTTGATTTATATGTATCTGCTCAGAAGGCATCCTTTACGTGGCGGAAAAATTTGGGATTTGGATTCGGAAAGAGATGAGGTTTTATCGATGGGAGAGAAAGCAATTTTCGTAGAAAGTACTACAGATACGACCAATCGTGTAAAAGTAGACCATCTCAAAAAATGGAATCTGTTTTGGGGCGATCCTCAGAAGATTCCGTACACAGTTACAGGACCTTATCTGTCAGAATTGTTCAAAAGAGCTTTTGTAGACGGCTTGCATAATCCAATGTTGCGACCAATTGCTAATGAATGGGAAACCGCATTGCTAAAAACCGTAGATTTGATCCAGCCTTGCAGCAACCCCAATTGTGATGAAAAATGGTATGTTTTTGATAATACGTCGAAGCCGAGATGTCCGTTCTGCGGAACTCAGCACAAAGGAACTTTGCCGGTTGTCGATTTGTATTTCAAATTCAAGGACAATGTTTGGAAACCTGAAAATCACAGATTAATGGTCTATCACAACCAATATCTTTTCAAATGGCACGTTTCTAAGAAAGTGATTCGGAACGAAAGTTTGACAGCTGAAGATAAAAAACCGGTTGGTTATTTCACATTTCATCAGAATAGATGGGTTTTGGTGAATCAAAGTTTGCCGGATATGAAAGATATAACAGAAAATAAACCAGTTCCCATCAACTCTATGGTAGAATTGACCGATGGGAAAAAAATAATGTTGTCCGATGAAGAAGGCGGACGATTAATGTACATAACTTTGACAAATAAATAA
- a CDS encoding PP2C family serine/threonine-protein phosphatase yields the protein MNKDKEEFREEQISIPNANVKKEYQFCFDSSLFPKIQINDIKNLDLVGLQFDAEKACISGVPTNASQIDIEIEFFHKEDENFEIDIKKIPFIVNADPKDLWMNKPSPTDSRFPKEENVTFSSSFLDKKIVVASKRGRSHAHEGTFRDDDFVVKSLPDDWNVVAVADGAGSAKFARAGSKFVTENIAESFNNETFLQNLSSEIISYFDGNNSEDAKIKSKAFVINSLYKNVKQLNEALNQFADSEEINLKDLHTTLIFVLVKKFDFGYVVLSFGVGDCPINVIDENEESVKLLNFLDVGEFSGGTRFITMSDIFSRPDMADRFGINCFKDFSKLFLMTDGIYDPKFVVESKLENLESWKNFLKDLDGKNEDQIKVDFAEDQNIENQLSDWMDFWSKGNHDDRTLAVIY from the coding sequence ATGAATAAAGATAAAGAAGAATTCAGGGAGGAGCAGATTTCTATTCCGAATGCGAATGTCAAAAAAGAATATCAATTTTGTTTTGATTCTTCTTTATTTCCGAAAATTCAAATCAATGATATTAAGAATTTGGATTTGGTAGGTTTACAGTTTGATGCAGAAAAAGCTTGTATTTCCGGCGTTCCAACCAATGCCAGTCAAATTGATATTGAAATCGAATTCTTCCACAAAGAAGACGAAAATTTTGAAATTGATATCAAAAAAATTCCTTTCATCGTCAATGCTGACCCGAAAGATCTTTGGATGAATAAACCAAGTCCTACAGACAGCAGATTTCCGAAAGAAGAGAATGTAACTTTCTCTTCATCTTTCCTGGATAAAAAAATTGTTGTTGCATCCAAAAGAGGTCGTTCTCACGCACACGAAGGAACTTTCCGCGATGATGATTTCGTAGTAAAATCTTTACCTGATGATTGGAATGTAGTTGCAGTTGCTGATGGCGCTGGTTCCGCAAAATTTGCCAGAGCAGGATCAAAATTTGTAACTGAAAATATCGCTGAAAGTTTTAATAATGAAACTTTTTTGCAAAATCTGTCATCAGAAATTATCAGTTATTTCGATGGCAATAATTCCGAAGATGCGAAGATTAAAAGTAAAGCATTTGTGATCAACAGCCTCTACAAAAATGTAAAACAACTTAACGAAGCTTTAAACCAATTTGCAGATTCTGAAGAAATCAATCTAAAAGATCTCCACACGACTTTGATTTTCGTTTTGGTCAAGAAATTTGATTTTGGTTATGTCGTTCTCTCATTTGGCGTTGGCGATTGTCCAATCAATGTCATTGATGAAAACGAGGAAAGTGTAAAACTTCTGAATTTTCTGGATGTCGGCGAGTTCAGTGGTGGGACAAGATTTATCACAATGTCCGACATTTTCAGCAGACCAGATATGGCAGACCGATTTGGAATCAATTGTTTCAAAGATTTCTCAAAATTATTTCTGATGACGGACGGAATTTATGATCCGAAATTCGTTGTGGAAAGTAAATTGGAAAACTTAGAGAGCTGGAAAAATTTCCTCAAAGATTTGGATGGCAAAAATGAAGATCAAATAAAAGTGGATTTCGCAGAAGATCAGAATATCGAAAATCAATTGTCTGACTGGATGGATTTTTGGAGCAAAGGCAATCACGACGATAGAACATTAGCTGTAATTTATTAA